Part of the Halodesulfurarchaeum formicicum genome is shown below.
GATTACCATGGCCTCGCCCACGCCGTCTGGCAGTCGATCCTGAATCGACGCCCCAAGATAGGTCGGCCGTGCCGTCGCGAGCGCGTCGATATCCGCGGTCGCGGTCAACCGGTGGGAGCAGATCAGATCGGCCTGGGAGATGGCGACCGGCGGGAGGGCCGCCGGCCGCTGTGTCGCCAACGCGAGGCTCACACCCGGATGCCGGCCCCGAGTCAGAATCGTCCGGAGCGGTCCTTCGGCGATGCCGTCGAGGACCGATTGAGCCTCGTCGATCACCAACCAGGGAAGGCGGGGGATCGACTCCGCGACGGCCGTCTCGTAGAGGGTCCGCGCTACCGCTGCGGTCACGACCGACAGCGCCTGGTCGGTGAGTTTCGATGTGTCGAGGACCGTCACCGACGGCTCCAGCAACCGCTCGGCGTCGAGGCCCTCGGGGTTGAAAACCCCCCACCCATCGGCGAGAGTCAGATGGTTTGCCACCGCACGGATGGCCGCGCGCGGGGCGTCGGCCTCTGTGGCGGCCCGTTGCATTCCCTCGAGGGTCCGGGCCGATTCGGCGACCTGCCAGAGGAGCGCCCCCGCTTGACTGGCGGGATCGAGATCCAGAAGCTCACACCAGTCCCGGGGTTCGAGGGCGTCCGCAGCAACGGTCGGGGCGGAGACGACCGTGGCCTCGCCACCTGCCTTCAATCCCGCGAAGACGCCCATCGGATCGATCACGACGCCGGTGACGCCCCGTGCGGCCGCGAGCCCCTCCGCGAGCACGCCGAGTGTGTAGGATTTGCCCGACCCGCGCTTGCCAGCGAACAGCGAGACGTGGGGCCGGTCGAGGTCGAGCGCGACCGACGCACCCTCGCTCCCGTCACGGGCGAGAAACGAACCCAGTTCGACGGTGGGTCCGGATTGGGCCGTTCGACCGAGTACGTGAGACATGGGCCGGAGTCACCGGCGATGGTTCCTAAAGGCTCGGCCGAGGGTTTATCACGGAACACCGGGCCACCCAGGCCCATGTCGTGGTACGAACGACTGGCGGTAGACGAACGGGGTATCGAAGGACTGCCGGTGCGGCTCATCATCGCCTTCGTGGTCGGGGTCGCGGCCCTCTCGGTGATGCTCAACATGATCTCCGGGGTGGAATCCTTTGCAGTGGCCGAACTCGATGTGAAACCGGAACCGCAGGTCGTCGGGCCCGAACAGCACCAGATCGAACTCACGGCGATCGGCAGCGACGACTCGCCCGTCGCCGACGCGACCATCATCGTCGAGAGTGGCACCGCCTCGCTGGATAGCATGGCCGTGGCGACGACCGACGAGGACGGCACGGCGACCGTAGAGATCGATCCTTCACTCGGGCCGAATCAGGCGAAAGGCACACTCAAGATCGACGTCGAGCCCCCGGCCGGCTCGAACTATATGGATCGTCGAGAGAACAGCGAGATCACCGTCCTGGCCTCGGGGGTTGATTAGACACGTCCCACTCGATCTCCCAGCCCTGCCGGCGCTGCCGTGCCCGTGCGGCGTGCTCGCGATCCTCCCGTTCGGTCCGATTTCGCGTGATGGCGCCGCCCTGCTCGCCGTCGATCAAGAGGGGTTTGAATCCGACCTGGCCGAAGTCGGCGACCTCCTCTCCCCCCTCGATGGCGAGCAGCCGTTGCTCACCACGACCGACTGGCGCGACGAGCCGACCGCCTGGGGCCAGCTGATCCGTGAGCGCTCGTGGCACCTCGGCGACCCCGGCTTCGAGGAGAATCCGATCGAAGGGGGCGTACTCCGGGAGCCCCTGGGCACCGTCGCGACAATCGACCAGCACGTCCCGATAGCCGGTCGTCCGGAGGTTGCGCCGGGCGTCGTGGACCAACTGGCGGCTGATGTCCACGGCGTGAACGCGCCTGGCACCGACGATTTCGGCGAGGACGGCGACCGTGTATCCGACTCCGGCTCCGACAACGAGCACGGAATCCCCGGGCTCGGGGGCGAGGGCCTCGACCAGCCGCCCGGCCAGGCTCGGGGCGAGGACCGTCGAATCCCGGTGGGTGAACGATTGGTCCATGTAGGCCCGGTGCTCGGCGTCGACGAACTCGTGGCGGGGCACCGTCCGCATCGCGTCTCCGACCGGTGTCGCCTCCACGACCGCTTTCGTGTCGTGTTCCAGGCTGTCGACCATCGATTCCCGGACCGCCGCGAACTCCATGCACCCACCTACGGCTGGATGGGCAAAAGCTGAGCGGGTCTCACCAGGCCGACCAGGCACGGGTCGTCCCTTCCTCGTAGCCGTACACGCGCTTGATGTCTTTGGCCTCGACAGTGTCGCCCTCGTCGCCAAGCTTCTGGAAGGGGTAGCGATCGATCGCGGTCTCCCGGACGTGGATGTCGGTCACCTCGAACTCGTCTTCGCCAAGTGTCATCCGCTCCCCGATGGTGAACTCGAAGTCGCCGGGCACGTAGGCCGTCAAACTCCGGGTGTCGTCGGGGTCGCCCTCGCGGGGATGGAGGGTGACTTTCACGCTCACGTTGTCGACCGCTCGGGTCCAGAAGGTCTCGACGTCCCCGGCGTCGGCGGTCGAGGCGCGAGTCTCCTCGCCGGTCTCCAGGTCCGTGATCCGAACCTGCATGATCGCCTCCTCGGTCTCGACGATGAACTCCTCGCCGACCCGAACTCGCTCCTCGGCTGGGACCGAAACCGTCGTCGAAAAGGAGTCGCCGTCCTGGGAGACGACGACCTGTCGCTCGACGGTTTCCGCTGTCTCGGGTTGGACTTTGTGGACGTGATCGCACTCGGTACAGCGCACTGTCAACTGGCCGCCACCCGCCGAAAGTACCTCGTGGGCGGTCTCTAGATCCGGCGAACAGGATGGACAGGGAACTGCAACCCGATCCGGTGTGTCGTTCATACACCGGCGTAGCGGCCCGGGACCTAAACAACCTCCGAGAACAGTGTTGATGGCTCAGGCTTCGGTCGTGTCGGGAGCGGGCAATTCGATCTCCTCGCCGTCGACGAACACTGTTGGATCGCGGATCACACCATCCAGATGGATCGGGGCGTCTGTGTCGCCGCCGATCCCGGCGTCGTCGCCGATCGCGAAGTGTACCGTCCCGGCGGCCTTCTCGTCCAGCAGCACCGAGCCGACCAGTTCGGTGACGGCGACGTTCGTCCCGATACCCAGTTCCGCGAGGTTGTAGGCCGCCTCGCCGACCGATTCAGCAGCGCCCTCGACGGTCTCGCGGATCTGACCGTCTTCGATGTCGGTAACCACGCCATCCTCGACTTCGAAGGCAAGTGTCTGGCCCGCTTCCAGACGACCGTACGGCCGCATCGTCCCGTCGACGACGTATCGACCGGTGGCCGTCTGCGGGCTGATGAACACCTCGCCGGCGGGCAGATTCGAGAACGATCCCGGCTCGGTCACGTCTCCGGTGTCCAGCCGCCACTCCCGGTCCCCGGGCTCGACGACGATGTCGGTCCCCGCCGGGGCGGTGACCCTGATCTCGTCCGCGTCGGCCACGGCCTGATGAACCCGTTCACAGGTCTCTCGGATCCGGTCGTAATCGGCCTCCAGGCCCTGCTCGAAGACGGCTTCCGTGATGCCGGGCAGCGTCGCACCCCGGACACCAGCGTCGGTGGCGTCGCTTCTGGCCCGGGTGTGGCTGATGCTCTTCGTCGTGGGTGCAAGGAAGGTATCACTCGCCTTGATCGCGCCGGCGACTGGGTCGGGCGGCTCTTGGCCGTGTTCCTCCCCGGGCGGGTAGGTCAGGAGGACGGCGTCATCTGTCACCGCGGCGGCGACCTCGTAGAGGGCTTCGCCGATCGGGCGTCGCTCGTCGTCGGTGACGACGACACAGCTTTCCTCGGGTTGCAGGTCGAGACACTGGTGGACCGCCGTTTCAGCGCCAGGCCGAAGTCCCATATTCGACGGTCGACCACGCGGGAGTTAGCCCTTACTCTTCGAGGCCGTCGTGAGCGAGCAACTGCAGGCTCTCCCGGATGTGATACTCGACTTCCGTGTTCTCGATCTCTCCGAGGGCCGCTTCGAGGTGGGTCTCGACTGACCCCTGTCTGCTCTCTGGCATCGATACTAACGGTAGGTACTCCCACACACTACTTAAAATATGCTCCGGTTTTCCCCCACTGTACTCGAAACGGTTTTCCCACTCGCGGGGGGACTCTCGGCCATGATCCAGGTGGGAATCAACGGCTACGGGACGATCGGAAAGCGGGTGGCCGACGCGGTCGCCGCCCAGCCCGACATGACCGTGGTGGGCGTGGCGAAGACCCGACCGAACTACGAGGCCACGGTGGCCGTCGAGTCGGGCTATGACCTCTATGCGGCGATCCCCGAGCGCGCCGACCAGTTCGGCGAGGCGGGTCTGGAGACGGCCGGGACCGTCGAGGAACTCATCGAGGCGAGTGACATCGTCGTCGACGCGACCCCCTCGGGTGTCGGCGCGGACAACAAGTCACTCTACGAGGCTGCGGACACCCCGGCGCTGTTCCAGGGCGGCGAGGACGATGCCCTCGTCGACGTGAGCTTCAACGCCCGCTCGAACTACGAGGCGGCCGCCGACGCGGACTCCGTCCGGGTCGTCTCCTGTAACACGACCGGGCTCTCCAGGCTGATCGCCCCGCTCCGCGAGGCCTTTGGCATCGAGCGGGTTCGGGCCACGCTGGTCCGCCGGGGCGGCGATCCGGCCCAGAGCGACCGCGGCCCGATCAACGACATCCTGCCCGACCCAAAGACGTTGCCCTCCCATCACGGCCCCGACGTGAAAACGATCTTCCCTGACCTCTCGATCGACACGCTGGGGCTCAAGGTCCCGGCGACGCTGATGCACATGCACTCGCTGAACGTGACCCTGGAGTCAGCGCCGGACGTCGAGACGGTTCGGGACGCCCTGGCCGACGAGGACCGCCTCGCGCTGCTCGGCGAGGATCTCGACATCACCGGAACCGCCGACGTCAAGGAGTACGCGATGGACATGGGCCGGCCCCGCGGGGACTTCTGGGAGAACGCGATCTGGGACGAGTCGATCACCGTCAAGGGCCGGGAGCTATACCTGTTCCAGGCGATCCACCAGGAGTCCGACGTGGTGCCCGAGAACATTGATGCGATCCGGGCGGTCCTCGAAGCCGAGGACAAGGCCACCAGCATGGCCCGCACGAACGAGGCGCTTGGCCTCTCGGACAGCCCGAATCCTTATCCGCGGCCGTAGCCAACCGCCAGGTATGAGAGACGACCGTGAGGACCCGTTCGACGACATTTTCCGCGAGATCGAGCGCATGATGAACGACATGGTCGGGACTGCCGGCCCGCAGGAGGGTGGCATCCAGCAGAGCGGTGTCGGCACCGCGGGCCCGACGCATATCGACGCCTACGAGGACGATGATACGATTCGAGTCGTGGCCGACTTGCCGGGTGTGGCTCGCGAGGACATCAGCGTCCAGAGCGACGGGGAGTACGTGACTGTGCGTGCTGAAAACGAGACCCGGCAGTACGACGAGCGGATCGCCCTGCCCGCACCGGTCGATCCCGAATCCGGCTCCGGGACGTACAACAACGGCGTCCTCGAGGTCACCTTCGATCGGGCCCGGGAGACCACGGACATCGACATCGAGTAGTCAACGAGCCGTCGCACGGATCGTCGCCGCCAGCACGTCGTAGAACCGTTCGTCGTACTTCTCGGCCACGTCGATGGTCGGTCGCGCGTTCGTCTCCGAGATCACCGTTCGGGAATCGGTCTCCAGGATATCGACCCCGAGCAGCGAGATGTCCATTGCGGCCGCAGCGGCCTCGGCCAGTTCGCGAATCGATTCGCGTGGTTCGATCGCGGTGGCTTCCGCGCCGCGATGCACGTTGTGCTTCCAGTGGCCCGCTTCACGGGCCGATTCCGGAAGCGTTCGCTCGACCGCGCCGACCACCTGTCCGTCGATGACCATCACGCGGATGTCCCGGGCCGCTGGCAGGTACTCCTGGAGGAGATAGGACCGATCACGCGTCGCCGGGAACTGGTGGAGCAAGTCCAGATAGTCAGTCACGCCCAAAAGCGAATCCCACTCCGTGACCTTCAAAATTCCCTCGCCACGGGTCGCCGAATTCGGCTTGATCACGATCGGGGGCTCGAATTTGTCGGCGGCCGAGCGGAGGTCCGCGTCAGAAACGGGATCGGAGACGAAGACCGTCTCCGGGACGGGGAGACCCGCCGCGTCGAGTCGGGCGAGTGTTTCGGCTTTGTTCCGGGACCGGAGCACGGCAGTTCGGTCGTTCACCCAGGGAATGTCCAGTCGCGCCGTGAGCAGGCCGCCTTCCATGAGTCGGCTCGGGAAGACCAGCCCGATGTCGAGGTCGTGGGCAACATCACTCGACAGGGCCGTCGTGTCGCCAGTCAGCGAGACGTGCTCGACGTCGATGTCCCGGGCGGCGAGGGGTTCGCGTATCCGGGCAGCGGTCTCGGCCTTGTGGGCGATGCCGAGGGTGAGCATACCTGTCGGTGCGGCGGAACCGACAAAGCAGCTCCGGTCGAGAAGGAGCCGGCCTCGAGGGCCGAATCAGGAGACGAGCAGTTCCGCGCCCCGTTCGACGTTGACCTTGCAGGGCGGCGTGATCTTGTTGTACGCGCGGCGGAAGGCTTCCTTGACGGCCGGTGCCTGTTCGACAGTACACCAGGCGGTCATGAGTTGCTCGCCAGCGTGTACGCGTGCGGCAGTCCCGACCGGGACGCCGAAGGACTGGCGCATGCCGTCAGAGACACGGTCCGCGCCCGCGCCGGTCGCCTGCTTGTTCTCACGCAGGA
Proteins encoded:
- a CDS encoding ATP-binding protein; its protein translation is MSHVLGRTAQSGPTVELGSFLARDGSEGASVALDLDRPHVSLFAGKRGSGKSYTLGVLAEGLAAARGVTGVVIDPMGVFAGLKAGGEATVVSAPTVAADALEPRDWCELLDLDPASQAGALLWQVAESARTLEGMQRAATEADAPRAAIRAVANHLTLADGWGVFNPEGLDAERLLEPSVTVLDTSKLTDQALSVVTAAVARTLYETAVAESIPRLPWLVIDEAQSVLDGIAEGPLRTILTRGRHPGVSLALATQRPAALPPVAISQADLICSHRLTATADIDALATARPTYLGASIQDRLPDGVGEAMVIDDTTESAVTVQIRERYTPHGGDSPRATGRAKL
- a CDS encoding DUF7382 domain-containing protein, translating into MSWYERLAVDERGIEGLPVRLIIAFVVGVAALSVMLNMISGVESFAVAELDVKPEPQVVGPEQHQIELTAIGSDDSPVADATIIVESGTASLDSMAVATTDEDGTATVEIDPSLGPNQAKGTLKIDVEPPAGSNYMDRRENSEITVLASGVD
- a CDS encoding protein-L-isoaspartate O-methyltransferase family protein, translated to MEFAAVRESMVDSLEHDTKAVVEATPVGDAMRTVPRHEFVDAEHRAYMDQSFTHRDSTVLAPSLAGRLVEALAPEPGDSVLVVGAGVGYTVAVLAEIVGARRVHAVDISRQLVHDARRNLRTTGYRDVLVDCRDGAQGLPEYAPFDRILLEAGVAEVPRALTDQLAPGGRLVAPVGRGEQRLLAIEGGEEVADFGQVGFKPLLIDGEQGGAITRNRTEREDREHAARARQRRQGWEIEWDVSNQPPRPGR
- a CDS encoding HVO_0476 family zinc finger protein yields the protein MNDTPDRVAVPCPSCSPDLETAHEVLSAGGGQLTVRCTECDHVHKVQPETAETVERQVVVSQDGDSFSTTVSVPAEERVRVGEEFIVETEEAIMQVRITDLETGEETRASTADAGDVETFWTRAVDNVSVKVTLHPREGDPDDTRSLTAYVPGDFEFTIGERMTLGEDEFEVTDIHVRETAIDRYPFQKLGDEGDTVEAKDIKRVYGYEEGTTRAWSAW
- a CDS encoding aminopeptidase is translated as MGLRPGAETAVHQCLDLQPEESCVVVTDDERRPIGEALYEVAAAVTDDAVLLTYPPGEEHGQEPPDPVAGAIKASDTFLAPTTKSISHTRARSDATDAGVRGATLPGITEAVFEQGLEADYDRIRETCERVHQAVADADEIRVTAPAGTDIVVEPGDREWRLDTGDVTEPGSFSNLPAGEVFISPQTATGRYVVDGTMRPYGRLEAGQTLAFEVEDGVVTDIEDGQIRETVEGAAESVGEAAYNLAELGIGTNVAVTELVGSVLLDEKAAGTVHFAIGDDAGIGGDTDAPIHLDGVIRDPTVFVDGEEIELPAPDTTEA
- a CDS encoding type II glyceraldehyde-3-phosphate dehydrogenase; amino-acid sequence: MIQVGINGYGTIGKRVADAVAAQPDMTVVGVAKTRPNYEATVAVESGYDLYAAIPERADQFGEAGLETAGTVEELIEASDIVVDATPSGVGADNKSLYEAADTPALFQGGEDDALVDVSFNARSNYEAAADADSVRVVSCNTTGLSRLIAPLREAFGIERVRATLVRRGGDPAQSDRGPINDILPDPKTLPSHHGPDVKTIFPDLSIDTLGLKVPATLMHMHSLNVTLESAPDVETVRDALADEDRLALLGEDLDITGTADVKEYAMDMGRPRGDFWENAIWDESITVKGRELYLFQAIHQESDVVPENIDAIRAVLEAEDKATSMARTNEALGLSDSPNPYPRP
- a CDS encoding Hsp20/alpha crystallin family protein is translated as MRDDREDPFDDIFREIERMMNDMVGTAGPQEGGIQQSGVGTAGPTHIDAYEDDDTIRVVADLPGVAREDISVQSDGEYVTVRAENETRQYDERIALPAPVDPESGSGTYNNGVLEVTFDRARETTDIDIE
- a CDS encoding ATP-grasp domain-containing protein — its product is MLTLGIAHKAETAARIREPLAARDIDVEHVSLTGDTTALSSDVAHDLDIGLVFPSRLMEGGLLTARLDIPWVNDRTAVLRSRNKAETLARLDAAGLPVPETVFVSDPVSDADLRSAADKFEPPIVIKPNSATRGEGILKVTEWDSLLGVTDYLDLLHQFPATRDRSYLLQEYLPAARDIRVMVIDGQVVGAVERTLPESAREAGHWKHNVHRGAEATAIEPRESIRELAEAAAAAMDISLLGVDILETDSRTVISETNARPTIDVAEKYDERFYDVLAATIRATAR